A region from the Gemmatimonadota bacterium genome encodes:
- the paaA gene encoding 1,2-phenylacetyl-CoA epoxidase subunit A codes for MTVAAAEDPVKLSEFEARLERGETIEPKDWMPEKYRKQLIRMMSQHAHSEVVGMLPEGNWITRAPSLRRKMVLLAKVQDEGGHGLYIYCGTETLGVGREELIEQLLAGKAKYSSIFNYPTLTWADIGVIGWLVDGAAIVNQTMLAKTSYGPYARAMIRICKEENFHKRQGYEICSVMAKGTPAQRAMVQDAVNRWWWPSLMMFGPSDGTSPNSAELMRWRVKRETNDALRQRFVNLTIPQAQAIGLTVPDPDLRYNAETENWEFGAIDWSEFQAVIAGNGPCNRERLAARRKAHDEGAWVRAAAEAHADKQAARNSEHAA; via the coding sequence ATGACGGTTGCCGCCGCCGAAGACCCGGTCAAGCTCTCGGAATTTGAGGCCCGCCTTGAGCGGGGCGAGACGATTGAGCCGAAGGATTGGATGCCGGAGAAGTATCGCAAGCAGCTCATCCGCATGATGAGCCAGCATGCGCATTCCGAAGTGGTCGGGATGCTGCCCGAGGGGAACTGGATCACCCGGGCGCCGAGCCTTCGCCGGAAGATGGTGCTCCTCGCCAAGGTGCAGGACGAAGGGGGCCACGGGCTCTACATCTACTGCGGAACAGAGACGCTCGGGGTGGGCCGTGAGGAGCTCATCGAGCAGCTGCTGGCCGGCAAGGCGAAGTACTCCAGCATCTTCAACTATCCCACGCTGACCTGGGCGGACATCGGTGTGATCGGCTGGCTCGTGGACGGGGCGGCGATCGTCAACCAGACCATGCTGGCCAAGACCTCGTACGGGCCCTATGCCCGTGCGATGATCCGCATCTGCAAGGAAGAGAACTTCCACAAGCGGCAGGGCTACGAGATCTGCTCGGTAATGGCGAAGGGCACGCCGGCACAGCGGGCGATGGTGCAGGACGCCGTGAACCGGTGGTGGTGGCCGTCGCTCATGATGTTCGGCCCGTCCGACGGGACCTCGCCCAACTCGGCGGAGCTGATGCGGTGGCGCGTCAAGCGGGAGACCAACGATGCCCTGCGCCAACGGTTCGTGAACCTCACGATTCCCCAGGCGCAGGCGATCGGCCTGACCGTCCCGGATCCCGACCTGCGGTACAACGCCGAAACCGAGAACTGGGAGTTCGGTGCGATCGACTGGAGCGAGTTTCAGGCGGTGATCGCCGGGAACGGCCCATGCAACCGGGAACGCCTGGCCGCGCGTCGCAAGGCGCACGACGAGGGCGCCTGGGTCCGCGCGGCGGCCGAGGCACACGCCGACAAGCAGGCCGCGCGCAACAGCGAGCACGCCGCCTGA
- a CDS encoding diacylglycerol kinase family lipid kinase: protein MTVHAIINPRSAGGATAARLVEIEARLAASFPDMRAHRTTGPRHATALARSLAHEGASHLLVVGGDGTWHEVVEGCLEPGPGPGPILSLIPRGTGGDMRRSLGVPAGLDAAIARARVGDPRFIDAARLTWRSPTGDAQRAVVANIASVGISADVAVRTHAGTVTKARLGPLAFLLEGIAAATRLQRHRLRLTLDEEPPFEVTVLLCAVCNGHTFGGGMQVAPTARIDDGWLDVVWIDALPRPGVLAFLPSVYPGLHQHLPWVHQRRARHVVIEPLSAAPVEVDGEVPGAIGRLAFEVLPQALRVT from the coding sequence GTGACCGTCCACGCCATCATCAATCCACGGTCGGCCGGCGGGGCCACGGCCGCGCGGCTGGTCGAGATCGAAGCGCGACTCGCGGCGTCGTTTCCCGACATGCGCGCGCACCGCACCACCGGGCCGCGCCACGCGACCGCCCTGGCCCGCTCCCTCGCGCACGAGGGGGCTTCGCACCTGCTCGTCGTGGGTGGAGATGGCACCTGGCACGAGGTCGTGGAGGGGTGCCTCGAGCCCGGTCCCGGGCCCGGCCCGATCCTGTCCCTTATTCCCCGCGGCACCGGGGGCGACATGCGTCGCTCGTTAGGCGTGCCCGCCGGCCTCGACGCAGCGATCGCCCGCGCACGCGTCGGCGATCCACGGTTCATCGACGCCGCGCGACTCACCTGGAGATCCCCCACCGGGGACGCGCAGCGGGCGGTGGTCGCCAACATCGCATCGGTCGGGATCAGCGCCGATGTCGCCGTCCGCACCCACGCGGGCACGGTGACCAAGGCACGGCTCGGCCCCCTCGCCTTCCTCCTCGAGGGGATCGCGGCAGCGACGCGACTCCAGCGGCACCGGCTGCGCCTGACCCTGGATGAGGAACCGCCGTTCGAGGTGACCGTCCTGCTTTGTGCCGTTTGCAACGGCCACACCTTTGGCGGCGGCATGCAGGTCGCTCCAACGGCCCGCATCGACGATGGCTGGCTCGATGTCGTCTGGATCGACGCCCTGCCGCGCCCGGGCGTCCTCGCCTTCCTCCCCAGCGTGTACCCCGGGCTCCATCAGCACCTCCCCTGGGTACACCAGCGGCGGGCGCGGCACGTCGTCATCGAGCCGCTCAGCGCGGCGCCGGTGGAGGTCGATGGCGAGGTGCCTGGGGCGATAGGGCGTCTGGCGTTCGAGGTGCTCCCCCAGGCCCTCCGCGTGACCTGA
- a CDS encoding enoyl-CoA hydratase/isomerase family protein, with translation MTIDAGQVSLEVSEGIGTVTFGHPRGNSLPGALLRALAATIEEAGRRDDVRVVRLQSSGSGPFCAGASFDELVAIRDAAQGQEFFSGFMRVILAMKRCPKFIVTRVHGKAAGGAVGLIAASDYCIAHESGAVRLSELAIGIGPFVVGPPIQHKIGLAHYTAMSVDYDWRDASWAQQVGLYARVTATQEQLDVAVGDLCRKLAASHPAAMAKLKQVFWEGTDHWDTLLAERAGMSGSLVLSDFTRQAIASFGK, from the coding sequence ATGACGATCGACGCCGGCCAGGTTTCCCTCGAAGTCAGCGAAGGGATCGGAACCGTCACCTTCGGTCACCCGCGTGGAAACTCCCTCCCCGGCGCCCTGCTTCGCGCGTTGGCCGCGACCATCGAGGAGGCGGGACGGCGCGACGATGTGCGGGTCGTGCGGCTGCAGTCCTCCGGAAGTGGGCCTTTCTGCGCCGGCGCGTCGTTCGACGAGCTGGTTGCCATTCGCGACGCGGCCCAGGGACAAGAATTCTTCTCCGGCTTCATGCGCGTGATCCTGGCCATGAAGCGGTGCCCGAAGTTCATCGTGACCCGGGTCCACGGAAAGGCGGCTGGGGGGGCCGTCGGCCTGATCGCCGCGTCCGACTACTGCATCGCCCACGAATCCGGCGCGGTCCGCCTGAGCGAGCTCGCCATCGGGATTGGCCCCTTTGTCGTGGGCCCGCCGATCCAGCACAAGATCGGGCTCGCCCATTACACGGCCATGTCTGTGGACTACGACTGGCGCGATGCGTCGTGGGCGCAACAGGTCGGCCTGTACGCGCGGGTCACCGCGACGCAGGAGCAGCTCGACGTCGCCGTGGGCGACCTCTGCCGAAAGCTGGCAGCGTCACACCCGGCGGCGATGGCCAAGCTCAAGCAGGTCTTCTGGGAGGGAACCGACCATTGGGACACCCTGCTCGCCGAACGCGCAGGGATGAGCGGCTCGCTGGTGCTCTCGGACTTCACGCGCCAGGCGATCGCGTCGTTCGGGAAGTAG
- the paaC gene encoding phenylacetate-CoA oxygenase subunit PaaC, with protein MTEARAQAAIAAGVAPTGPTAGVAGNPLFEYLCRMGDDRLVLGHRLSEWAGHAPILEEDIALSNFALDFVGQAAALLKLAGEVEGKGRDEDALAYHRDENEFRNVLLVELPRGDFAFTMVRQYLFDAFDVLALERLVKSRHEVLAGIAAKALKEAKYHARHSGEWVVRLGDGTEESHRRTQAALDALWSYPSEFFVADGVDAAMVEQGIGLDLPSLKAPWEITVRETLTRATLTVPNDPRIVRGGRLGRHSEHLGHMLAQMQILPRSHPGAQW; from the coding sequence ATGACCGAGGCAAGGGCACAAGCAGCGATCGCAGCGGGGGTGGCCCCGACGGGACCCACCGCGGGTGTCGCAGGCAATCCGTTGTTCGAGTACCTCTGCCGCATGGGCGACGACCGACTGGTTCTCGGCCATCGCCTGTCCGAATGGGCGGGGCATGCCCCGATCCTCGAGGAAGACATCGCCCTCAGCAACTTCGCGCTCGACTTCGTGGGCCAGGCCGCCGCGCTGCTCAAGCTCGCGGGCGAGGTCGAGGGCAAGGGACGTGACGAGGATGCCCTCGCCTACCATCGCGATGAGAACGAGTTCCGCAACGTGCTGCTCGTCGAGTTGCCCAGGGGCGACTTCGCCTTCACGATGGTGCGGCAGTACCTGTTCGATGCCTTCGATGTGCTGGCGCTCGAGCGGTTGGTGAAGTCCCGCCACGAGGTGCTGGCTGGCATTGCGGCCAAGGCCCTCAAGGAGGCGAAGTACCATGCCCGCCACTCGGGCGAGTGGGTCGTGCGCCTCGGCGACGGGACCGAGGAGAGCCATCGACGCACGCAGGCGGCCCTCGACGCGCTGTGGTCGTACCCATCGGAATTCTTCGTTGCCGATGGAGTGGACGCGGCGATGGTCGAGCAGGGGATCGGGCTCGACTTGCCGTCACTCAAGGCCCCCTGGGAGATCACGGTGCGCGAGACGCTGACGCGCGCGACCCTGACCGTGCCCAATGACCCGCGCATCGTCCGCGGCGGGCGGCTCGGGCGGCATTCGGAACACCTGGGCCACATGCTCGCCCAGATGCAGATCCTCCCGAGGTCCCACCCCGGCGCGCAGTGGTGA
- a CDS encoding glycerol-3-phosphate dehydrogenase/oxidase: MGLPSRAAALARLASESFDLLVVGGGITGCCIARDAARRGLSVALVDRHDFSSGTSAATSRLIHGGLRYLKNLEVSVVRESLRERRIWGVIAPHAVAPAPFILPTLGSLNGAWMRLALMAYDALSWDRNRGVVHTARIPRSRHLDRNTVLQRAPVLERPDVTAGLVYHDTISESPERLAIACLTDAAAHGAVCVNYMSATGRTGTGSVDLVDGAGGATIRVSPQVTILAAGPWTDLVARQLGAPSPPRVMRSKGIHLVTRALTKDVALLVPVGGRHFFVIPWHGRSLVGTTDEPFLGDPDDVGVSEEDIAAFLRVINTGLPRAALTRDDVAWAYAGLRPLAASNGNTYAASRRSEVTQLDARMFSVIGGKWTTSRAVAEQCVDRVERLLGRSLPSCTTASAPLPWSPAAIPGDATSDTNAIARALNEEMATSLADIVLRRTHLAVLTAHLPTATRAQHLSAWADAASTVAGWSAEERDRQVEAVIAACRRVSMWPA; encoded by the coding sequence ATGGGACTCCCGAGCCGCGCCGCAGCCCTCGCCCGCCTCGCCAGTGAATCCTTCGACCTGCTCGTGGTGGGCGGAGGGATCACCGGCTGTTGCATCGCGCGCGATGCGGCCCGGCGAGGCCTCTCCGTCGCCCTCGTGGATCGCCACGACTTCAGCAGCGGCACCAGCGCGGCGACCTCGCGCCTGATCCACGGCGGCCTCCGCTACCTCAAGAACCTCGAGGTCAGTGTCGTGCGGGAATCGCTGCGTGAACGCCGGATCTGGGGAGTCATTGCGCCGCACGCGGTCGCGCCCGCGCCGTTCATCCTGCCAACGCTGGGGTCCCTGAACGGGGCGTGGATGCGACTGGCCCTGATGGCCTACGATGCATTGTCGTGGGACCGGAATCGCGGGGTCGTGCACACCGCGCGCATTCCCCGCAGCCGCCACCTGGACCGAAACACCGTGCTGCAGCGCGCCCCGGTCCTCGAGCGCCCCGATGTGACCGCGGGCCTGGTGTACCACGACACGATCTCCGAGTCGCCGGAGCGACTCGCGATCGCGTGCCTGACCGATGCCGCTGCACATGGTGCGGTCTGCGTGAACTACATGTCCGCGACCGGTCGTACGGGCACAGGATCGGTGGACCTGGTCGACGGTGCTGGCGGCGCCACGATCCGCGTCTCGCCCCAGGTCACGATCCTCGCGGCGGGCCCGTGGACCGACCTCGTGGCCAGGCAGCTCGGGGCGCCGTCCCCGCCACGCGTGATGCGGTCCAAGGGCATTCACCTCGTCACGCGGGCGCTGACCAAGGACGTCGCCCTGCTGGTCCCGGTGGGCGGGCGGCACTTCTTCGTCATCCCCTGGCACGGGCGTTCGCTCGTTGGCACCACGGACGAGCCGTTCCTCGGCGATCCCGATGACGTGGGGGTATCCGAGGAGGATATCGCCGCGTTCCTGCGGGTCATCAACACCGGACTGCCACGCGCCGCGCTCACGCGCGACGATGTGGCATGGGCCTACGCTGGCCTGCGCCCCCTGGCGGCCTCCAATGGCAACACCTACGCCGCGTCCCGCCGGTCCGAGGTTACCCAATTGGACGCACGGATGTTCTCTGTGATTGGCGGCAAGTGGACCACGTCCCGCGCGGTCGCCGAGCAGTGCGTCGACCGGGTGGAGCGGCTCCTCGGTCGTTCTCTGCCCTCGTGCACCACGGCATCCGCACCACTCCCCTGGAGCCCCGCGGCGATCCCCGGTGACGCGACGAGTGACACCAACGCCATCGCCCGTGCGCTCAACGAAGAGATGGCGACCAGCCTCGCGGACATCGTCCTGCGACGAACACACCTCGCCGTCCTCACCGCGCACCTCCCCACCGCGACCCGCGCACAGCATCTCAGCGCCTGGGCCGACGCCGCGTCCACCGTGGCGGGATGGAGCGCCGAGGAGCGCGATCGGCAGGTCGAGGCCGTCATCGCGGCCTGCCGCCGTGTGTCGATGTGGCCGGCGTGA
- a CDS encoding DUF4331 family protein — MLYRTTVRRRTIAAAAALTVLAGGITATVVLASDHQDTPEVELSPRMDINDVYAFPGSSADRIVLVMTTSSPITPAQGATAGFDTNLLYQLKVDNTGDGVEDRVLQFTFTGSGPTQQVTMRGPVAPAMTGQMTTLVSGAPSVTGATNTNVASGNVQLFAGLRDDPFFIDLEQFFRIIPDRKPATGALSQIPDTPTASGWRAPGQAVDFLRGLNTLALVVELPASQLTGTGTGKIGVWGTISR, encoded by the coding sequence ATGTTGTATCGCACCACGGTGCGCCGGCGCACCATCGCGGCTGCGGCCGCGTTGACCGTGCTGGCCGGCGGGATCACCGCCACCGTCGTCCTGGCGTCCGATCACCAGGACACCCCCGAGGTCGAGCTCAGCCCGCGCATGGACATCAACGATGTCTACGCGTTTCCGGGCTCCAGTGCGGACCGGATCGTGCTCGTCATGACTACCTCGTCACCCATCACGCCGGCCCAGGGCGCGACGGCCGGGTTCGACACCAACCTGTTGTACCAGCTCAAGGTCGACAACACCGGCGACGGCGTTGAGGATCGCGTGTTGCAGTTCACGTTCACGGGGTCCGGTCCCACCCAGCAGGTGACCATGCGCGGGCCGGTCGCACCGGCGATGACCGGCCAGATGACGACGCTCGTCTCGGGCGCGCCATCGGTGACCGGGGCGACCAACACGAACGTGGCGAGCGGGAACGTGCAGCTGTTCGCCGGGCTCCGCGACGACCCGTTCTTCATCGACCTCGAACAGTTCTTCCGCATCATCCCCGACCGCAAGCCGGCCACGGGCGCGCTCTCGCAGATCCCGGACACGCCGACCGCGAGTGGATGGCGCGCCCCCGGACAGGCAGTGGACTTCCTGCGCGGCCTGAACACGCTCGCGCTCGTTGTTGAGCTGCCGGCCTCGCAGCTGACCGGCACCGGCACCGGCAAGATCGGCGTCTGGGGCACCATCTCGCGCTAA
- a CDS encoding Ig-like domain-containing protein has protein sequence MLACSRSDEPAAPAVPAVLRILGSPQLSLKVGAELQLSVVAVDAEGAEVRVAGAWSSSDTSVVRVETPGLVRAIGYGEADITVYHGGGSATVLVSTTPAGLRVRVLPADGIVEEGDSYVVVAEFLDVNGAVIATPLDVHWEASVEALLVPGGGKQTQVLRGLRAGSIDIVARSEPFRASVRLMVRPEAEPKLNVPTFTMWVDALPDGRMVFYPDLVVVAPFEATILRLVFDRTPKTLCATAPVSPGVATPLFDFIPYDFSWRGEALRSGTVVEVQITVQRADASLQVVRALGVVTPWDRTVVDYGTGGYPWNVC, from the coding sequence GTGCTGGCGTGTTCGCGGTCGGACGAGCCGGCTGCGCCGGCCGTCCCAGCGGTTCTTCGGATCCTGGGGAGTCCCCAGCTGTCGCTCAAGGTCGGGGCGGAGCTGCAGCTGTCGGTCGTGGCCGTGGACGCCGAAGGCGCCGAGGTGCGCGTCGCCGGCGCGTGGAGTTCGTCGGACACCAGCGTGGTACGCGTGGAGACGCCAGGTTTGGTGCGCGCCATTGGCTATGGCGAGGCGGATATCACGGTGTATCACGGCGGCGGGAGCGCGACGGTGTTGGTATCGACCACGCCCGCTGGGCTTCGCGTGCGAGTGTTGCCCGCCGATGGGATCGTTGAGGAAGGCGACTCCTACGTCGTGGTCGCCGAGTTCCTCGACGTCAACGGTGCCGTCATCGCGACGCCATTGGATGTCCACTGGGAGGCGTCAGTTGAGGCACTGCTGGTCCCCGGGGGCGGCAAGCAGACGCAGGTATTGCGCGGACTGCGCGCAGGTTCGATCGACATCGTCGCGAGGTCCGAGCCGTTTCGCGCATCGGTGCGGTTGATGGTCCGGCCGGAGGCCGAGCCAAAGCTTAACGTGCCGACCTTCACCATGTGGGTCGACGCGCTCCCGGATGGCCGGATGGTGTTCTATCCGGACCTTGTTGTTGTTGCTCCGTTCGAGGCGACGATTCTCCGGCTGGTCTTTGACCGGACGCCCAAGACGTTGTGCGCCACCGCGCCGGTGTCGCCGGGGGTCGCTACGCCGCTCTTCGACTTCATTCCATACGACTTCTCCTGGCGGGGTGAGGCCCTCCGTTCGGGTACGGTGGTTGAGGTGCAGATTACGGTACAGCGCGCCGACGCGAGCCTGCAGGTGGTGCGCGCGCTCGGCGTCGTCACTCCATGGGACCGTACGGTGGTCGACTACGGTACGGGAGGCTACCCGTGGAACGTGTGTTGA
- the paaB gene encoding 1,2-phenylacetyl-CoA epoxidase subunit B produces MSTETQWPLWEVFTQEGDAAPHEHAGSVHAVDAEHAMQNARDVYARRGKVVSLWVVPTDAISASSPGDAGPLFDPGSDKAYRHPQFYKSPRGVKIF; encoded by the coding sequence ATGTCGACTGAGACGCAGTGGCCGCTTTGGGAAGTCTTCACGCAGGAAGGTGACGCCGCCCCACATGAACATGCGGGGAGCGTGCACGCCGTGGATGCGGAACATGCCATGCAGAACGCCCGCGACGTGTACGCACGGCGCGGCAAGGTGGTGAGCCTGTGGGTCGTGCCTACCGACGCAATCTCGGCGTCCTCGCCGGGTGATGCGGGACCGCTGTTCGACCCGGGATCCGACAAGGCCTACCGGCACCCGCAGTTCTACAAGAGCCCGCGGGGTGTGAAGATCTTCTAG
- the paaJ gene encoding phenylacetate-CoA oxygenase subunit PaaJ, with translation MTWTPAEIRGWLDAVKDPEVPVVSVVELGVVRKVLVDGDAVTVEITPTYTGCPAMKVMEEEILACLAEHGVTNARVQTVFREAWTTDWMNDEAREKLRAYGIAPPQHLGDPGLVTLRRNVPVVCPRCGSHQTIRQSEFGSTACKALYTCRECREPFDYFKAI, from the coding sequence ATGACCTGGACACCGGCTGAGATCCGCGGCTGGCTGGATGCCGTGAAGGACCCCGAGGTTCCGGTCGTGTCCGTCGTTGAGCTGGGGGTCGTCCGCAAGGTCCTGGTGGACGGGGACGCCGTGACCGTGGAGATCACGCCGACGTACACCGGCTGCCCGGCCATGAAGGTGATGGAAGAGGAGATCCTGGCCTGCCTCGCCGAGCATGGAGTGACAAACGCCAGGGTGCAGACGGTCTTTCGCGAGGCGTGGACCACGGACTGGATGAACGACGAGGCGCGCGAGAAACTCCGCGCCTACGGGATCGCCCCACCGCAGCACCTCGGCGATCCGGGGCTCGTGACCCTGCGCCGGAACGTGCCGGTCGTCTGCCCACGCTGCGGCTCGCACCAGACCATCCGCCAGAGTGAATTCGGCTCGACCGCGTGCAAGGCGTTGTACACGTGCCGCGAGTGCCGCGAGCCGTTTGACTACTTCAAGGCCATCTGA
- a CDS encoding dipeptidase, translating to MRLLPFVLLCVSSALDAQPTRDSFLPRARRLMREAPFIDTHNDLPEMIRLKAAFDLEKYDPDKSLPDIDTDIPRARKGLVGGQFWAAYVPSQYEGDGAGKMVLEEIDVIHRMIERSPHLEFATTAADIVRIHRKGKIASLIGIEGGHAIDNSMGMLRAVHALGVRYMTLTHGSSTAWADASTDAAKHRGLSAFGLEIVREMNRLGMMVDISHVSDGVMSAVAATSEAPLFFSHSSVRAIADHPRNVPDSILMKVKAKDGVVMVNAFPAFVDSASAVAMRDVFGVQRRYQAQWPNDPQKVDSAFLAYINAIPNTTLDKYVDHIDYIAKLIGVQHVGIGADLGAIDKHPAGLDDISMFPNLVAELLRRGYTDAQVKGIMGGNVLRVMRKTELVARRLQRTRKPSVARITETKVAQ from the coding sequence ATGCGACTCCTTCCGTTCGTCCTGCTGTGTGTTTCCAGCGCACTTGATGCCCAACCAACGCGCGACTCGTTCCTCCCGCGCGCGCGACGCCTCATGCGCGAGGCGCCGTTCATCGACACGCATAACGACCTGCCCGAGATGATCCGGCTCAAGGCCGCGTTCGACCTCGAGAAGTACGATCCCGACAAGTCGCTGCCCGACATCGACACCGACATCCCCCGCGCGCGCAAGGGACTGGTCGGCGGCCAGTTCTGGGCCGCCTACGTGCCGTCCCAGTACGAGGGCGACGGTGCGGGGAAGATGGTCCTCGAGGAAATCGACGTCATCCATCGCATGATCGAGCGATCACCGCACCTGGAGTTCGCCACTACCGCGGCCGACATCGTCCGCATCCATCGCAAGGGGAAGATCGCCTCGCTTATCGGCATCGAGGGCGGCCACGCGATCGACAACTCCATGGGGATGTTGCGCGCCGTCCATGCGCTGGGCGTCCGCTACATGACCCTCACCCATGGCTCATCCACGGCCTGGGCCGACGCCTCGACCGATGCGGCGAAACACCGCGGCCTTTCGGCCTTCGGGCTCGAGATCGTGCGCGAGATGAACCGCCTGGGGATGATGGTGGACATCTCGCACGTGTCGGACGGGGTGATGAGCGCAGTGGCGGCGACCAGTGAGGCGCCCCTCTTCTTCAGCCATTCCTCCGTACGCGCCATCGCTGATCACCCCCGCAACGTCCCCGACTCCATCCTGATGAAGGTCAAGGCGAAGGATGGCGTGGTGATGGTGAATGCCTTCCCGGCCTTTGTCGACTCCGCCAGCGCGGTGGCGATGCGTGATGTCTTTGGCGTGCAGCGGCGCTACCAGGCCCAGTGGCCGAATGATCCGCAGAAGGTCGATTCCGCTTTCCTGGCGTACATCAACGCCATTCCCAATACGACGCTCGACAAGTACGTCGACCACATCGACTACATCGCGAAGCTCATCGGGGTGCAGCACGTGGGGATCGGGGCCGACCTCGGGGCCATCGACAAGCACCCCGCAGGGCTGGACGACATCTCGATGTTCCCGAACCTCGTCGCCGAGTTGCTGCGCCGTGGGTACACCGACGCGCAGGTGAAGGGGATCATGGGTGGGAACGTCTTGCGCGTGATGCGGAAGACCGAGCTCGTGGCGCGCCGCCTCCAGCGCACGCGCAAGCCGAGCGTCGCCCGCATCACGGAGACGAAGGTCGCCCAGTAG
- a CDS encoding Ig-like domain-containing protein codes for MVTSLVILGACGGTTDVGRAYERIEVRGAGAVASATSVTLAVYGIDARATAHRVRATWKSSDSTVAAVDREGMVTGRRVGEARVRATVGALQAEHLMHVRPASMELQLVGTLGTTEPYVPSGRLFTARAVFRDARQQVLEVPWPVGWSVEDARAGAVRSYESPLQREATVQSGAPGLMTLRASAQGVGATRVVGVYTADAEPLEILETVVVVTDTEAGGWEAAPVLRVRALASGMQVRRVLVQGGPLLCTVNALTRAQATSLFGEQPSHYTWSTIGPRPAQGSEVRMELDLQYPDARIVRRLLTARVEVLSPGTVVDPGVRGMTWQPCDER; via the coding sequence ATGGTGACGAGCCTCGTCATCCTGGGCGCCTGCGGAGGGACGACCGACGTCGGTCGCGCGTACGAACGTATTGAGGTGCGTGGCGCCGGCGCCGTGGCATCGGCCACATCGGTCACCCTCGCAGTCTATGGCATCGACGCCCGGGCGACGGCGCATCGGGTGCGCGCGACGTGGAAGTCGTCGGACTCGACCGTGGCGGCGGTGGACCGCGAGGGCATGGTCACCGGGCGGCGGGTTGGTGAGGCCCGCGTTCGGGCCACGGTTGGGGCGCTGCAGGCTGAACACCTCATGCACGTGCGGCCCGCGTCGATGGAGCTGCAACTTGTTGGCACTCTGGGCACCACGGAACCGTACGTGCCCTCGGGGCGACTGTTCACGGCGCGGGCGGTGTTTCGGGACGCACGACAGCAGGTGCTCGAGGTGCCGTGGCCCGTCGGCTGGTCGGTGGAAGACGCCAGGGCGGGGGCCGTGCGCTCCTATGAGTCTCCGCTGCAGCGGGAGGCCACCGTGCAGTCCGGCGCCCCGGGCCTCATGACCCTCCGCGCGTCTGCCCAGGGCGTGGGGGCCACCCGCGTGGTTGGGGTCTACACAGCAGATGCCGAGCCGCTGGAGATCCTTGAGACCGTCGTTGTCGTGACGGATACCGAGGCCGGCGGCTGGGAGGCGGCCCCGGTGCTGCGGGTGCGCGCCCTGGCCAGCGGGATGCAGGTCAGGCGGGTCCTGGTCCAGGGGGGGCCACTGCTGTGCACCGTCAACGCGCTGACGCGGGCGCAGGCCACGTCGTTGTTCGGCGAGCAGCCGTCTCACTACACGTGGAGCACCATCGGTCCCCGTCCCGCACAGGGTTCTGAGGTGCGCATGGAGCTGGACCTGCAGTATCCCGACGCGCGCATCGTGCGGCGGCTGCTGACGGCCAGGGTGGAGGTCCTTTCTCCCGGCACGGTCGTCGATCCCGGCGTGCGCGGGATGACGTGGCAGCCCTGTGATGAACGCTAG